The following are encoded in a window of Bacteroidales bacterium genomic DNA:
- a CDS encoding serine hydrolase, which produces MNSSARSLVSVFILFLFFLKTFGRTGNSDILMPYQRHDPPFLETKSAWVDSLMLRMSLEEKIAQLFMIAAYPARDSTEADRVEQLIRKFKPGGIVFFQGNPEKQAIFTNRFQAAASVPLLIAMDAEWGLAMRLDGTVRYPYQLMLGAVENDHLVYEMGRQIASQLRRLGVHISFSPVVDVNVNPDNSVISIRSFGEDPFKVTMKGIAYAYGMQTEGILAVGKHFPGHGDTFLDSHLTLPVISCSRQRLDSIELFPFRYLIQAGISGIMTAHLSVPALDTAKGKPASVSPLITGNLLREELGFKGLVFTDALNMKGVADKYAPGELEVKALMAGNDILLMPSDVQVALNAIMKAVADSLITEKEINEHCRRVLMAKAWAGLQTFRPVDTLHLTADLNKPLYEVLCRRLIREGMVLLKNADSLLPIRVLDTLRIAAVNIGAKDTSIFQKTLALYAPVDFISVAPDDSVHGMDSLFAKLNPCNLVVLSFSNTDIRPARNFGFSSFLIRFADSLFIRKPCLVSFTANPYALRLFRNIDRAKSVLLAFDDDPLIQDLSAQAIFGGVRINGRLPVTINDSFRYGCGLDTPEPVRFSYIIPEEIGISRDSLARIDSLANDMIRQQAAPGCQIFCAVKGKVFYRKSFGFQTYDSVKQVSNEDLYDLASVTKISATLPVVMQLADRNIISLKRYLGNYLPDVRGTNKEKLVLEDILAHQAGLEAWIPFYTFTLQPLIPHKPLFSKTWSEDYPFRIEKNVYLFSHVGYKPGIYRHDSSGVYGIRVADHLWLNNSWRDTIFRRIYESPVSKKKTYVYSDLGFILLGRMVESVTGKPLQNIVRENFYRSLGASKLLFNPLTKFPPDQIVPTENDIFWRRQLVHGYVHDMASAMLGGVAGHAGLFGNSNDLAKLMQMYLNRGTYGGIRYMDSTTVDLFTSCVFCKTGNRRGLGFDKPLIRPNGNGGPACPEASPRSFGHSGFTGTYTWVEPDNGMLYIFLSNRVYPSMDNGKLIDMGYRTRIHSEFYRALKNASPPSF; this is translated from the coding sequence ATGAATTCGTCAGCGCGCTCTCTGGTTAGTGTATTCATTTTGTTTCTGTTCTTCCTCAAAACATTTGGCAGAACCGGGAATTCCGATATTCTTATGCCGTACCAGCGGCACGATCCTCCTTTTCTTGAAACGAAATCGGCGTGGGTTGATTCCCTTATGTTGCGCATGTCGCTGGAGGAAAAAATTGCCCAGTTGTTCATGATTGCGGCTTATCCTGCCAGGGATTCAACGGAGGCTGACAGAGTGGAACAGCTTATCAGAAAATTCAAACCGGGCGGCATAGTATTTTTCCAGGGAAATCCTGAAAAACAGGCAATTTTTACTAACAGGTTCCAGGCAGCAGCTTCAGTGCCTCTTCTTATTGCCATGGATGCCGAATGGGGTCTGGCCATGCGCCTCGATGGCACAGTCCGATACCCTTACCAATTGATGCTGGGTGCCGTCGAAAACGATCATTTGGTTTATGAAATGGGTCGTCAGATTGCTTCCCAGCTCAGGCGCCTGGGTGTGCATATCAGTTTTTCTCCTGTGGTTGATGTCAATGTCAATCCCGATAATTCTGTTATCAGCATACGCTCTTTCGGAGAAGATCCGTTTAAGGTAACAATGAAAGGCATTGCCTATGCCTATGGTATGCAGACCGAAGGCATTCTGGCCGTGGGAAAACACTTCCCGGGCCACGGCGATACCTTCCTTGATTCGCATCTGACTCTTCCCGTGATTTCCTGTTCTCGTCAGCGACTCGATAGTATAGAACTGTTCCCTTTCAGGTATCTTATTCAGGCGGGAATATCAGGTATCATGACGGCCCATCTTTCCGTGCCTGCCCTTGATACAGCAAAAGGCAAACCTGCCAGTGTATCTCCCTTGATAACAGGCAACCTTCTGCGGGAAGAACTGGGATTCAAAGGCCTTGTTTTTACCGATGCCCTTAATATGAAAGGGGTGGCAGATAAATATGCTCCGGGCGAACTGGAAGTGAAAGCTCTGATGGCAGGGAACGATATCCTTCTAATGCCTTCGGATGTGCAGGTTGCTTTGAATGCCATAATGAAAGCTGTAGCCGATAGCCTCATTACAGAGAAGGAGATCAACGAGCACTGCCGTCGCGTTCTGATGGCAAAAGCCTGGGCTGGACTGCAGACCTTCCGCCCCGTTGATACATTGCATCTAACTGCTGACCTGAACAAACCACTCTATGAAGTCCTCTGCCGCCGACTCATCCGCGAAGGTATGGTGCTGCTGAAAAACGCAGATTCCCTTCTCCCTATCAGAGTGCTGGATACATTGCGGATAGCTGCCGTTAATATTGGGGCAAAGGATACATCAATCTTCCAGAAAACACTTGCCTTGTATGCTCCGGTCGATTTTATTTCGGTTGCTCCAGATGATTCTGTTCACGGCATGGATTCTTTGTTTGCGAAGTTAAATCCCTGCAACCTTGTTGTTCTTTCTTTTTCAAATACCGATATCCGGCCGGCCCGCAACTTTGGGTTCAGCAGTTTCCTGATCCGTTTTGCCGATTCATTGTTCATCCGGAAGCCCTGTCTCGTTTCGTTTACGGCAAATCCATACGCCCTGAGGTTGTTCCGGAATATCGACAGGGCAAAATCGGTTCTGCTTGCATTCGACGATGATCCTCTTATTCAGGACCTGTCGGCCCAGGCAATTTTTGGAGGGGTAAGGATAAACGGCCGGCTGCCTGTTACAATCAATGATTCTTTCAGGTATGGTTGCGGACTTGATACTCCCGAACCGGTAAGGTTTTCCTATATAATCCCTGAAGAGATCGGGATTTCCCGCGACAGCCTCGCACGTATCGACAGCCTTGCAAACGATATGATCCGTCAGCAGGCAGCCCCCGGATGTCAGATATTTTGTGCCGTAAAAGGGAAAGTTTTCTACCGGAAATCCTTCGGCTTTCAGACTTATGATTCTGTGAAGCAGGTCAGCAATGAGGATTTGTATGATCTGGCATCGGTAACAAAAATCTCTGCCACCCTGCCGGTTGTAATGCAACTTGCCGACCGAAACATCATCAGCCTTAAGAGGTACCTTGGAAACTATCTTCCCGATGTCAGGGGAACCAACAAGGAAAAGCTTGTTCTTGAAGATATCCTCGCCCACCAGGCAGGGCTGGAAGCATGGATTCCTTTCTATACTTTTACATTACAGCCTTTGATACCCCATAAACCCCTGTTTTCTAAAACATGGTCGGAAGACTATCCTTTCCGGATTGAGAAAAACGTTTATCTCTTTTCGCATGTTGGTTATAAACCAGGCATTTACCGGCACGATTCTTCCGGTGTCTACGGTATCAGGGTTGCGGACCATCTGTGGCTCAACAATTCCTGGAGAGATACGATTTTCAGGCGCATCTATGAATCTCCCGTAAGCAAAAAGAAAACCTATGTTTACAGTGACCTCGGTTTCATCCTTCTTGGCAGGATGGTTGAATCGGTTACAGGAAAGCCATTACAGAATATTGTCCGTGAGAATTTCTACCGGTCATTGGGAGCATCAAAATTATTATTCAACCCTCTGACAAAATTTCCACCTGATCAGATAGTTCCTACCGAAAATGACATATTCTGGCGAAGGCAGCTTGTTCACGGATATGTTCATGATATGGCATCGGCCATGCTGGGAGGAGTGGCCGGGCATGCCGGTCTTTTTGGAAATTCCAATGACCTGGCCAAGCTGATGCAGATGTACCTGAACAGAGGAACCTATGGCGGCATCCGTTACATGGATTCAACAACCGTTGATTTGTTCACTTCCTGCGTGTTCTGTAAAACAGGTAACCGGCGGGGGCTGGGATTTGACAAGCCACTGATCCGTCCGAACGGAAATGGTGGCCCGGCCTGCCCGGAAGCATCTCCCCGCAGTTTTGGCCATAGCGGTTTTACCGGAACTTACACCTGGGTTGAACCTGATAACGGAATGCTCTATATTTTCCTTTCTAACCGTGTTTATCCGTCGATGGACAATGGAAAACTCATTGACATGGGATACCGGACCCGTATTCATTCTGAATTTTACAGAGCTCTGAAGAACGCTTCGCCTCCTTCCTTTTAA
- a CDS encoding protease, protein MKRFLLFLLLLPGVFIFSLQAQDEARLLRFPAIHGDQVVFSAGGDLYTVARTGGIARKLTSYVGYEMFPRFSPDGKTIAFTGQYDGNTEVFVIPSVGGIPKRLTFTATLDRDDVSDRMGPNNIVFGWTPDGKYITYRSRKQSFNSFRGALFNVPVNGGLSEELPLVNGGFCSWSPDGKKLALNRVFREFRTWKYYQGGMADDIWIYDTETHQIENITNNPHQDIIPMWAGREIFFLSDRDRTMNLFVYNLDTKQTTKVTNFTDYDIKFPSLGGNYIVFEKGGYLYTFDIKTRNTEKIPVIIADDDLFARNEIKDASQSIRTADLSPDGERVLFGARGEVFSVPAKKGITRNLTQTPGVHERNPNWSPDGKYIAWISDESGEFEIYIRRSDGTEKPVQLTKGADTYYFNISWSPDSKKILFNDRKLRLRYVNIDSREVVPVRQAVYGTIYQFAWSPDSRYITYTEQTENDNTVIRIFDTQTSKTYDVTDNWFSSSSPEFSNDGKYLVFTSARDFNPIYSQTEWNHAYTDMTRVYLVLLSRDTPNPFAPKNDEVKIQETQPSAVAKEPEKGKDKGKGKTEETRAGETKPAVTVKIDFDGIEKRILSLPVDPSNYGNVSCVDGIVYYNEYGEGRRQDGMKLKMYDLKEQKETELGNYRYTISSNNKKMLVAQGNKYAVIDLPKGPITLKETVDLSNMKVMTDYAREWKQIFDESWRQMRDFFYVENMHGVDWPKMHDKYAVLVPYVRHRADLTYIIGEMIGELTVGHSYVNSGEMPKPPRIKTGLLGAKISKDASGYFRVDHILEGANWSKELRSPLTEPGNEVKENEFILAVDGNDVRNANDLYSFLVGKSGTVVELTVNSKPSAEGSRKVLVTPIDDEASLYYYNWVQRNIRLVNEKTNGQVGYLHIPDMGVEGLNEFAKYFYPQLAKKGLIIDDRGNGGGNVSPMIIDRLSRQVTRSNMTRNVTVPRYTPGEAFLGPKVLLIDNYSASDGDLFPYAFRKHNLGTIIGKRTWGGVVGITGPLPFIDGADLRIPQFASYSAEKSEWIIEGHGVDPDIEVDNDPYKEYMGEDAQLNKAIEVILEQIKNYKGIPPIPPAPDKSK, encoded by the coding sequence ATGAAACGTTTCTTGTTGTTTTTACTCCTGCTTCCGGGAGTTTTTATTTTTTCACTGCAGGCCCAGGATGAAGCAAGGTTACTTCGTTTTCCGGCCATTCATGGTGATCAGGTTGTTTTTTCAGCCGGAGGTGACCTCTATACGGTAGCCCGCACGGGTGGAATAGCCCGCAAGCTGACCAGCTACGTCGGGTATGAAATGTTTCCCCGCTTTTCCCCTGACGGAAAAACGATAGCTTTTACCGGTCAATACGACGGGAATACGGAAGTATTCGTCATACCATCCGTGGGAGGCATTCCGAAACGTCTCACCTTCACAGCAACGCTGGACCGCGATGATGTTTCCGACCGTATGGGCCCGAACAATATTGTTTTCGGGTGGACACCAGACGGAAAATATATAACCTACCGCTCCCGGAAACAATCCTTCAATTCTTTCCGAGGAGCTTTGTTCAATGTACCTGTCAACGGGGGATTATCGGAAGAATTGCCCCTGGTTAACGGCGGATTCTGCTCATGGTCTCCGGATGGCAAAAAACTTGCCCTGAACCGCGTATTCAGGGAATTTCGCACCTGGAAATATTACCAGGGAGGTATGGCCGATGATATCTGGATTTATGATACCGAAACCCACCAGATAGAAAATATCACCAACAATCCGCATCAGGACATCATTCCCATGTGGGCCGGACGGGAAATATTCTTCCTATCCGACAGGGACCGGACGATGAACCTTTTTGTATATAATCTTGACACAAAACAAACAACGAAAGTCACCAACTTTACCGACTATGATATTAAGTTTCCGAGCTTAGGAGGCAATTACATCGTATTTGAAAAGGGAGGCTATCTTTACACATTTGACATTAAAACCCGGAATACGGAAAAAATTCCGGTGATAATCGCCGATGATGACCTGTTTGCGAGAAATGAAATCAAAGACGCATCGCAGAGCATCCGTACAGCGGACCTCTCACCGGACGGTGAAAGGGTTCTTTTCGGAGCACGGGGAGAAGTATTCTCCGTACCTGCTAAAAAAGGAATTACCCGCAACCTTACGCAAACCCCCGGAGTGCATGAACGAAATCCAAACTGGTCGCCTGACGGGAAATATATTGCATGGATATCGGATGAAAGCGGAGAATTTGAGATTTACATCCGAAGGTCAGATGGTACGGAAAAACCGGTACAGCTCACCAAAGGCGCAGATACCTATTATTTTAACATTTCCTGGTCGCCCGACAGCAAAAAGATACTGTTCAACGACCGCAAACTCCGGCTTCGTTATGTGAATATTGATTCCCGTGAGGTAGTGCCTGTGCGGCAGGCTGTATACGGAACCATCTATCAGTTTGCCTGGTCGCCTGACAGCCGTTATATTACCTATACCGAGCAAACAGAAAATGACAACACGGTTATCCGGATATTCGATACGCAAACCAGCAAAACCTATGATGTTACTGATAACTGGTTCAGTTCTTCCTCGCCTGAATTTTCGAACGACGGAAAATATCTTGTGTTTACCTCAGCCCGCGACTTCAATCCAATCTATAGCCAGACCGAATGGAATCATGCCTATACCGACATGACCAGAGTGTATCTTGTGCTGCTATCGCGTGATACGCCCAATCCATTTGCCCCGAAGAATGACGAAGTAAAAATTCAGGAAACTCAGCCCTCAGCAGTTGCCAAAGAACCTGAAAAAGGGAAAGACAAAGGAAAAGGCAAAACCGAAGAAACCAGGGCTGGCGAAACAAAACCAGCTGTAACAGTCAAGATTGACTTTGACGGCATCGAAAAGCGCATCCTTTCCTTGCCGGTTGATCCCAGCAACTATGGCAATGTATCCTGTGTCGACGGAATTGTATATTATAATGAATATGGGGAAGGAAGAAGGCAGGACGGAATGAAACTGAAGATGTACGACCTGAAGGAGCAAAAAGAAACCGAACTTGGCAATTACCGTTACACAATTTCTTCTAACAATAAGAAAATGCTTGTAGCCCAGGGTAACAAATATGCAGTTATCGACCTTCCCAAAGGACCTATTACGTTAAAAGAAACCGTTGATTTGTCCAACATGAAGGTAATGACCGACTATGCCCGGGAATGGAAGCAGATCTTTGACGAAAGCTGGCGGCAGATGCGGGATTTCTTTTACGTAGAAAATATGCACGGGGTTGACTGGCCAAAAATGCATGATAAATATGCGGTTCTGGTTCCTTATGTGCGCCACAGGGCTGACCTTACTTACATCATCGGGGAAATGATCGGTGAACTGACAGTAGGACATTCCTATGTCAACAGCGGGGAAATGCCTAAACCTCCCCGCATTAAGACGGGTCTGCTGGGAGCAAAAATCAGCAAGGATGCTTCCGGTTATTTCCGGGTTGACCATATTCTGGAGGGAGCTAACTGGAGCAAAGAACTGCGCTCACCGCTTACAGAACCGGGAAATGAAGTAAAGGAAAATGAATTTATTCTTGCCGTTGATGGAAATGACGTCAGGAATGCAAATGACCTGTACTCCTTCCTTGTCGGCAAATCAGGCACAGTTGTTGAACTAACGGTGAACAGCAAACCTTCTGCCGAAGGAAGCAGAAAAGTTCTTGTGACACCCATCGATGATGAAGCCTCATTGTACTATTACAACTGGGTTCAGAGGAATATCAGGCTGGTGAATGAAAAAACCAACGGACAGGTGGGATATCTGCACATTCCCGATATGGGAGTTGAAGGACTGAATGAATTTGCCAAATATTTTTATCCCCAGCTTGCCAAAAAGGGTCTGATTATTGATGACCGCGGAAACGGCGGAGGAAATGTATCCCCCATGATCATAGACCGTCTGAGCCGGCAGGTTACCCGCTCGAATATGACACGCAATGTCACCGTACCTCGCTATACACCGGGAGAAGCCTTTCTGGGCCCCAAAGTCCTTCTGATCGATAATTATTCCGCTTCTGACGGCGATTTGTTCCCATATGCCTTCAGGAAACATAACCTGGGTACAATCATCGGTAAACGCACCTGGGGCGGCGTGGTCGGGATTACCGGACCTCTTCCGTTTATCGACGGAGCCGACCTGCGTATTCCGCAATTTGCCTCCTATTCAGCCGAAAAAAGCGAATGGATTATTGAAGGACATGGAGTTGATCCCGATATTGAAGTGGACAATGATCCCTATAAAGAATACATGGGCGAAGACGCCCAGTTGAACAAAGCCATCGAGGTAATTCTTGAACAGATAAAGAACTATAAGGGAATTCCCCCCATACCTCCGGCACCTGACAAAAGCAAATAG
- a CDS encoding transcriptional repressor, whose protein sequence is MNIPDVLKKAGLKCTTQRRIVLEALIHLNNHPTADELTGYIHKTHPEIAQGTIYHILGVFLEKGLARNVMSDGLPLRYEFAVEKHHHLHFVDSGEIKDYPDPELDRILLSYFRDKGISDFRIDDIEVHIKGRKKNSDTIRNKEKNK, encoded by the coding sequence ATGAATATTCCGGATGTTTTAAAGAAAGCTGGCCTTAAATGCACTACACAGCGGCGCATTGTTCTGGAAGCCCTGATTCACCTGAACAATCACCCGACAGCTGATGAATTGACCGGATATATTCATAAAACCCACCCTGAGATTGCACAAGGCACAATTTATCATATTCTTGGGGTATTTCTGGAAAAAGGCCTGGCCAGAAACGTGATGAGTGATGGGTTACCGTTGCGTTACGAGTTTGCGGTGGAAAAGCATCATCATCTTCATTTTGTTGATTCGGGAGAAATAAAAGATTATCCTGATCCTGAACTGGACCGGATACTGCTGAGCTATTTCAGGGACAAGGGAATTTCTGATTTCCGGATCGATGACATCGAAGTGCACATTAAAGGGAGGAAAAAGAACAGCGATACTATCAGAAACAAAGAAAAAAATAAGTAA
- a CDS encoding peroxiredoxin, with product MENTEVREFTPMPRIGDPAPEFKAVTTQGEIHFPNDYKGKWVILFSHPADFTPVCTSEFITFASMEEEFKKLNCSLVGLSVDGLYSHIAWLRTIKEKIEYKGMKNVEVNFPLIEDITMEVAKKYGMIQPGESNTKAVRAVFFVDPKGIIRTIIYYPLSLGRNFDELKRVLIALQTADKFGIATPADWRPGDDVIVPPAGSCGTAKERMEAKSEDMKCYDWFFCTKKLPKEKVFESLGK from the coding sequence ATGGAAAACACAGAAGTTCGTGAATTTACGCCCATGCCCAGAATAGGCGATCCGGCACCTGAATTCAAGGCAGTGACCACACAGGGTGAGATTCATTTCCCCAATGATTATAAAGGGAAATGGGTCATTCTTTTCAGTCATCCTGCTGATTTTACACCGGTATGTACATCGGAATTTATCACCTTCGCTTCCATGGAAGAGGAGTTTAAAAAACTGAATTGCTCTCTGGTGGGGTTATCCGTTGACGGTTTATACAGCCACATTGCCTGGCTGAGGACCATCAAGGAAAAAATTGAGTACAAGGGAATGAAGAATGTGGAAGTGAATTTTCCACTGATTGAGGATATTACAATGGAAGTAGCGAAGAAATACGGAATGATTCAACCGGGGGAAAGCAATACAAAAGCAGTGCGGGCAGTATTTTTTGTCGATCCGAAAGGGATTATCCGTACCATTATATACTATCCTCTGTCCCTGGGCCGAAACTTTGATGAACTGAAACGGGTACTGATTGCTCTGCAGACAGCCGACAAATTTGGAATAGCTACACCCGCCGACTGGAGACCGGGAGACGACGTGATAGTTCCTCCTGCCGGCTCATGTGGTACAGCCAAGGAACGTATGGAAGCAAAATCAGAGGACATGAAATGCTATGACTGGTTCTTCTGCACCAAGAAGTTACCGAAAGAAAAAGTGTTTGAATCCTTGGGTAAATAA
- a CDS encoding FMN-binding glutamate synthase family protein, giving the protein MFYWLKNIDSIGTVNRGVPGESSLCTLCLASCKGTCETWTSSLVGRKLLYPRNFGDSTAGGNHITSLGIGYHAIRIQGYAYGARGIADKNPDKCLFTHASVETSFGNTVITKCKMPVMTGALGSTFVAAKYWNSFAVGAALCGIPIVVGENVVGVDKASEIENGKIKKAPELDRRIETYLKYYDGYGAIIVQMNVEDTRNGVAEYVINKYGDKVIIELKWGQGAKDIGGEIQVDSIEYAKFLKDRGYLVDPDPYDPSVQAAFEARAITSFARHSRLGGTDLSTPEEVHASFMKSVDYLRKLGYKRITLKTGAYGMEALAMAIRFSSDAGLDLLTVDGAGGGTGMSPWNMMQHWGIPSLPLHAKTYEYCKVLADRGKKVPDISLAGGFAREDHIFKALALGAPFTKLVCMGRAPMICGFVGSNIEGVFKPDKRAELSGHWTELPPSVTAIGKYPEEIFAGWEEVKKIVGNEEMKVIPYGAIAMYTYMDKLKCGLQQFMAGARKFRISEIARDDLIASNRETAEVTGIPFMTDALDEQARRILTH; this is encoded by the coding sequence ATGTTTTACTGGCTAAAAAACATTGATTCCATCGGAACTGTCAACAGGGGAGTTCCGGGGGAATCGAGTCTGTGTACTCTATGTCTGGCTTCTTGCAAAGGAACCTGTGAAACGTGGACTTCATCCCTTGTCGGGAGGAAGCTTTTATATCCGCGCAATTTCGGCGACAGCACAGCAGGAGGAAATCATATTACCTCTCTGGGCATTGGTTATCATGCCATTCGTATTCAGGGATATGCATACGGAGCGAGGGGGATTGCCGATAAGAATCCTGATAAGTGTTTGTTTACACACGCCAGTGTGGAAACGAGTTTCGGGAATACAGTTATAACCAAATGCAAAATGCCGGTAATGACAGGAGCTCTTGGTTCCACCTTTGTAGCGGCCAAATACTGGAATTCCTTTGCTGTAGGTGCGGCACTATGCGGTATTCCCATTGTGGTTGGTGAGAATGTAGTAGGGGTTGATAAGGCATCAGAAATTGAAAACGGAAAAATTAAGAAGGCTCCGGAACTCGACAGAAGGATTGAAACCTACCTGAAATATTATGATGGTTACGGAGCCATTATTGTGCAGATGAACGTTGAAGACACACGGAACGGTGTTGCTGAGTATGTTATCAACAAATACGGTGATAAAGTAATCATTGAGCTGAAGTGGGGTCAGGGGGCAAAAGACATTGGAGGTGAAATTCAGGTTGACAGCATTGAATATGCCAAATTTCTGAAGGACCGGGGCTATCTGGTTGATCCCGATCCGTATGACCCTTCGGTTCAGGCGGCATTTGAAGCCAGGGCCATTACTTCGTTTGCCCGTCATAGCCGGTTGGGAGGCACAGATTTATCGACACCGGAAGAGGTACATGCTTCATTCATGAAGTCGGTTGACTATCTGCGGAAACTGGGTTACAAACGAATTACCCTGAAAACAGGAGCCTACGGAATGGAAGCCCTTGCCATGGCCATCCGTTTTTCGTCGGATGCCGGTCTGGATTTACTTACAGTTGACGGGGCCGGAGGTGGAACTGGTATGAGTCCATGGAATATGATGCAGCACTGGGGAATCCCTTCTCTCCCGCTTCATGCCAAGACATATGAATATTGCAAGGTTTTGGCCGACAGGGGGAAGAAGGTTCCGGACATTTCTCTGGCCGGAGGCTTTGCAAGAGAAGATCACATTTTCAAAGCGCTCGCCCTTGGTGCTCCCTTCACAAAACTGGTTTGTATGGGAAGGGCTCCCATGATCTGCGGGTTTGTAGGTAGTAATATCGAAGGGGTCTTTAAGCCCGACAAAAGAGCAGAACTGAGCGGCCACTGGACGGAATTACCACCTTCGGTTACTGCAATCGGAAAATATCCTGAAGAAATATTTGCCGGATGGGAAGAAGTAAAGAAAATTGTAGGAAACGAAGAAATGAAGGTCATCCCGTATGGTGCCATAGCTATGTATACCTACATGGACAAACTTAAATGCGGTTTGCAACAATTCATGGCCGGCGCCAGAAAGTTCAGAATTTCCGAAATTGCGCGCGATGACCTGATTGCCTCCAACAGGGAAACGGCCGAAGTAACCGGTATACCATTTATGACAGATGCGCTTGACGAACAAGCCAGGCGTATTCTTACTCATTAA
- a CDS encoding aminopeptidase, producing MRKEILWLVFILHAAVSAFPQKPDHFGPFRVVCLNPSTPVKDQYKTNTCWSFSVVSFLESELLRKLKDTFDLSEMYFVRNVYEKKAEKYFRMHGTISLSGGGVLNDVMDAVPAVGVVPEQAYPAGRTGGSLQDHTLLDKTVKSFMETLVNDQVAFTDTAWKGRFSALLDDWLGEVPDHFSWKRHYFTPFAFRDSLGIEPSHYIELTSFLHHPWYSEFPIEVPDNWNWASAWNVPLDELEQTVRHALSYGYTIAWAADISEPGFDWKNGMAYLSGEPVPAYAGQSAGAQDESCDKISLPSQEPFVNQLFRQKEFDRYATTDDHAMHIIGMAEDSTGRVWYITKNSWGTRGTKFNGYLLVSGPYFRAKTISILMPKEAMLDELKRKLHLTK from the coding sequence ATGAGAAAAGAAATTCTATGGCTCGTCTTTATTCTGCATGCGGCCGTTAGTGCATTTCCCCAGAAGCCAGATCATTTTGGACCATTCCGGGTTGTTTGTCTTAATCCGTCCACACCGGTAAAAGACCAGTATAAAACCAATACCTGCTGGAGTTTTTCCGTTGTCTCTTTTCTTGAATCGGAATTGTTAAGAAAGCTGAAGGACACCTTCGACCTCTCCGAAATGTACTTTGTGCGGAATGTGTATGAAAAAAAAGCAGAAAAGTACTTCAGGATGCATGGAACAATAAGTCTGTCAGGTGGAGGTGTTCTGAACGATGTTATGGATGCCGTTCCTGCGGTCGGAGTTGTTCCCGAACAGGCCTATCCTGCCGGCAGGACAGGGGGTTCCCTTCAGGACCATACCCTGCTGGATAAAACGGTTAAAAGCTTTATGGAAACGTTGGTAAATGATCAGGTTGCCTTTACCGATACTGCATGGAAAGGCAGGTTCAGCGCACTTCTTGATGACTGGCTGGGGGAGGTTCCTGATCATTTTTCCTGGAAGAGGCATTACTTTACTCCGTTTGCGTTCAGAGACAGCCTCGGAATAGAGCCTTCGCACTACATTGAATTAACTTCTTTTCTTCATCATCCCTGGTATTCCGAATTTCCTATTGAAGTACCCGACAACTGGAACTGGGCCAGTGCCTGGAATGTGCCTCTGGATGAACTGGAGCAGACAGTCCGCCATGCTCTGTCATATGGTTATACGATCGCATGGGCAGCTGATATCTCAGAACCCGGGTTTGATTGGAAAAATGGGATGGCCTATCTTTCCGGAGAACCGGTTCCGGCGTATGCCGGGCAAAGTGCCGGTGCTCAGGATGAGTCCTGCGATAAAATTTCCCTTCCTTCTCAGGAACCTTTTGTAAATCAGTTATTCCGTCAGAAGGAATTTGACAGGTATGCAACTACCGACGACCATGCCATGCACATAATCGGAATGGCTGAAGATTCGACAGGCCGGGTGTGGTACATTACAAAAAACTCATGGGGTACGAGGGGAACGAAATTTAATGGGTATTTGCTGGTATCCGGGCCCTATTTCAGGGCCAAAACCATTTCCATTTTAATGCCGAAGGAAGCAATGCTCGATGAACTAAAACGCAAACTCCATTTGACAAAATAA